A genomic stretch from Sander vitreus isolate 19-12246 chromosome 17, sanVit1, whole genome shotgun sequence includes:
- the dis3 gene encoding exosome complex exonuclease RRP44, producing MLKSKTFVRKTRSGGVMKIVREHYLRDDIWCGSEVCAECKQESTVLQRDACIESNLCSYPHYVIPDTNVVLHQIDVLEDPVIRNVIILQTVLQEVRHRSAPVYKRLKDMIHEKEKFFYAFTNEHHRETFIEREPGESANDRNDRAIRVAAQWYSQHLKTSESDADGLKVVLLTNDQGNKQKAEESGLLVYKCEEYIKSLIGNPELVDRLALSNDDKHDITSSKVLFPEHLPLSKIQAGIKSGAFVQGTFRASRDNYLEATVFVQGDGEESTEILIQGLQNLNRAVYQDVVAVQLLPQNQWVAPSSVVLQDEGAAKDDNEEEKEEDEEKALRISAAEAARKPTGKVVGIIKRNWRPFCGMLNISQIKESTRHLFTPADRRIPRIRIETRQASTLAGQRIMVAIDGWPKHSRYPNGHFVRSLGNAGEKDTEQEVLLLEHDVPHQDFSQAVLSFLPKMPWTITPEDMARREDLRNLTVCSVDPPGCTDIDDALHCRELDNGNLEVGVHIADVSHFIRPGNAMDREAANRGTTVYLCGKRIDMVPELLSSNLCSLRSNVERLAFSCIWEMNHEAEILKTQFTKSVINSKASLTYAEAQMRIDDTTKNDDITKSLRGLNKLAKILKRQRIEKGALTLSSLEVRFHIDSETHDPIDLQTKELMETNSMVEEFMLLANISVAQKIYDEFPDCAMLRKHPAPPPSNYDILLKAAKSKDVEIHTDTAKALADSLDVARVDGFPYFNTLLRILATRCMMQAVYFCSGMDSDFHHYGLASPIYTHFTSPIRRYADIIVHRLLAVAIAADSTYPDLMDKQKQSALANNLNYRHKMSQYAQRASVAFHTQLFFKSRGILNEEGFVLFVRKNAIIILIPKFGLEGTVFFDAKDKAGPKLVFDEEGPTLKVEQHTFRIFDKVKVTISLDASNIQHQKIRMSLIDPVIPGVSVPAPEVEPQAKKPKLDR from the exons ATGTTGAAATCTAAAACCTTTGTGAGGAAGACCCGGTCGGGTGGGGTGATGAAGATAGTGCGCGAGCATTATCTGAGAGATGATATTTGGTGCGGAAGCGAAGTTTGCGCTGAATGCAAACAGGAGTCCACGGTGTTGCAGAGGGACGCATGTATTGAGAGCAACTTGTGCTCTTATCCACATTATGTGATCCCTGACACGAATGTGGTGCTGCATCAG ATTGACGTGTTGGAAGACCCGGTGATTCGTAATGTGATAATCCTTCAGACTGTGCTGCAGGAGGTTCGCCACCGCAGTGCACCAGTCTATAAACGCCTGAAGGACATGATACATGAGAAAGAGAAATTCTTCTATGCTTTTACCAACGAACACCACAG AGAGACATTTATTGAACGCGAACCGGGGGAAAGCGCCAATGACCGTAACGACCGTGCAATCCGTGTGGCGGCACAATGGTACAGCCAGCACCTGAAGACGTCTGAGTCCGACGCAGACGGACTCAAGGTGGTCCTCCTTACCAATGATCAGGGGAACAAGCAAAAGGCAGAGGAGAGTGGCCTGCTGGTGTACAAAT GTGAGGAGTACATCAAGAGTCTGATAGGGAACCCTGAGCTTGTGGATCGTCTGGCTTTGTCCAATGATGACAAG caTGACATCACTAGCAGTAAGGTGTTATTCCCAGAGCACCTCCCTCTGTCCAAGATCCAAGCAGGAATTAAGAGTGGCGCTTTCGTCCAGGGCACCTTTAGGGCCAGCAGGGACAACTATCTGGAGGCCACAGTCTTTGTCCAGGGAGATGGGGAAGAAAgcacagag ATTCTCATCCAGGGTCTTCAGAATCTCAACAGAGCAGTGTACCAGGATGTGGTTGCAGTGCAGCTGTTGCCACAGAATCAGTGGGTGGCGCCCTCGTCAGTCGTGTTGCAGGATGAAGGGGCAGCAAAGGACGATaatgaggaggagaaagaggaggacgaggagaaaGCG TTGAGGATATCAGCAGCTGAAGCAGCCAGGAAGCCCACAGGCAAAGTAGTGGGAATAATCAAAAGGAACTGGAGGCCATTTTGTGGCATGCTCAATATCTCCCAAATTAAAGAG TCAACCCGCCATCTTTTCACCCCGGCAGACCGCCGTATCCCACGCATTCGCATTGAAACGCGTCAGGCATCCACACTGGCAGGCCAGAGGATCATGGTGGCCATCGATGGCTGGCCCAAACACTCCAGATATCCGAAT GGTCACTTTGTGCGCAGTCTGGGAAATGCAGGGGAGAAGGACACGGAGCAGgaggtgctgctgctggagcatGACGTCCCCCACCAGGACTTTTCTCAGGCTGTGCTCAGTTTCCTTCCCAAGATGCCGTGGACCATCACACCAGAG GACATGGCGAGGAGAGAGGACCTGAGGAATCTGACAGTGTGCAGTGTGGATCCTCCGGGATGTACAGACATTGATGATGCCCTACACTGTAGAGAGCTGGACAATGGAAACCTTGAG GTGGGCGTCCACATCGCTGATGTCAGTCACTTCATCAGACCTGGCAACGCTATGGACAGAGAGGCTGCGAACCGTGGCACCACTGTCTACTTGTGTGGCAAA AGGATAGATATGGTTCCTGAGCTGCTCAGCTCCAATCTTTGTTCTCTACGCTCCAATGTGGAAAG GCTGGCCTTCTCATGTATCTGGGAGATGAACCACGAGGCTGAAATTCTTAAGACCCAGTTTACAAAAAGTGTCATTAACTCCAAG GCATCTTTGACCTACGCTGAGGCCCAAATGAGGATTGATGACACCACCAAGAATGATGATATCACCAAGAGTCTGCGAGGTCTCAACAAACTTGCCAAAATCCTCAAGAGGCAGAGAATAGAGAAAGG GGCGCTGACGCTGTCATCCTTAGAGGTCCGTTTCCACATAGACAGTGAAACCCACGACCCCATTGACCTCCAGACAAAAGAACTCAT GGAGACAAACTCCATGGTAGAGGAGTTCATGTTGCTGGCCAACATTTCAGTTGCCCAGAAGATTTACGACGAATTTCCGGACTGTGCCATGCTGAGGAAACATCCAGCACCACCTCCATCGAACTACGACATCCTGCTCAAGGCTGCAAAGTCCAAG GATGTTGAGATCCACACAGATACGGCCAAGGCACTGGCTGACTCCCTTGACGTGGCCAGAGTGGATGGCTTCCCGTACTTTAACACGCTCCTGCGCATCTTGGCCACTCGCTGCATGATGCAGGCTGTCTATTTTTGTTCTGGCATGGACAGCGATTTCCACCACTACGGCCTTGCTTCACCCATTTATACACACTTCACATCACCTATTAGGAG GTACGCAGATATTATAGTACACCGCCTGCTGGCAGTGGCCATAGCAGCAGACAGCACCTACCCAGATTTGATGGACAAACAAAAGCAGTCAGCTCTCGCCAACAACCTCAACTACAGACATAAAATGTCTCAGTATGCACAGAGAGCATCTGTGGCCTTCcacacacag TTGTTCTTCAAGAGCCGGGGCATACTGAACGAAGAGGGATTCGTTCTGTTTGTGAGGAAGAACGCAATCATCATACTCATCCCAAAGTTTGGCCTGGAGGGAACGGTGTTCTTTGACGCCAAAGACAAGGCGGGCCCAAAACTTGTTTTTGATGAAGAG GGTCCCACTCTGAAAGTAGAGCAGCACACCTTCCGCATATTTGACAAGGTGAAGGTCACCATCAGCCTGGACGCCTCCAATATTCAGCACCAGAAGATCCGCATGTCTCTGATCGACCCTGTG